ATAGTCTCAAAAAGGCTTGGGCATGGACTTTTTGGCGTGCCTCTCATAGTATCCTGTGAGAATGATTGTTACTCATATACCAGTAGTTTTGGTGGAAACATTAGATATATAATGTTGCAAGGACTAGGAAAGGGACATGATAAAGACGGCCATTGCTCATCCCTTCCCCCAACCCAAAACTCACGTCTCTTTATTTGATCTTTCAGAGTTCGTTTCATTATGTTTATGCATGGCCATGTTAGGTCATATTAGCATAATGGCTCTGCCCTCGGATAAGTATAACCTATCACTAGCAACCGCATAATCTGAACTATCCTTTTGGATCCTGAAATACAATGCTGAGCTGTTAAAATTGTCATTTTCTGTTCATTTTCTTGGCAGGTTTGGGAGATTATATACTCAAAGGATGGTTCCGTCAAGGAGGTTCCAAAAGTTATGCAGCTTAAAGGGCACAAGGTTACTACTTAATTCAGTGCTACAAAAGAGTGTTTGTGTCTGATGGTTATTGGGTTAAATTCTCAATTTAGCTTAAATGCATTATTTACTGTATTTTCCTTATACTTCTTTCCTGATATCTCTCTTTGTAATCTGCTCTTGTGATAGGcttcttatttctttctttcttttttaaatttccaGAGTGCAGTAACTTGGCTATGCTTTACCTCAAATTCAGAGCAAATTATTACAGCCTCCAAAGATGGTTCGATAAGAATTTGGAACATAAATGGTATGTTCATTGATAGgcttttattatgtttttgtaCAAAGTGCTTCTTAAGCATTAGAGCAAATATCTATATCTAAGGCCCCCTACCACCACCACCATATACCAATAAACCAAGTCAAATATTCTTTGCCAGTGGGCTTAGTAATTAAAAGACGAGGATTGGCTGGGCTGTTTTTATTCAGTTTTTAACTGCTAATTTAGTTGAAACTCCAATGCTTAAACATTTGTTCTTGTCAGCATTGAATTTGAGAATTGGGTTTAATTGCCTCTTAGTCTATCCCATGTTGTAGCATATTGTTCATAACATTGGGTTTTTCATGCTATAGGTGTAACTGATTTCGTCTTCAGTTTGCTGCCTAGTTTTGATGTTTTTCTTGATAAGATAAGGTAGTTTGAGAAAGCAGATATCATTGTCTTGGTAGGGAAACTAATGATTTGTGGACTGTGCTTCTCCATATTTACCTTTTGTTCACTGCCTTAACCACAACCAAGCCTCGTTCCCTTTTCTCCGTTCCCTAACTACCAATGTATAGACGTCAAAAGGAGATGAGAATTTAAAGTTTTACTTATAACAAACTACCATTTGAAATAGTTATGCTGCTAAGTTAGAATAATTTCTCAGATACCAGTGACATGTTTCGCTTTTGTTGATAACTATCTATACGATCATTTTTCTGAGATCCTTTATTGATGTTCTTCAAGTTCGATACCATCTTGACGAGGATCCAAAGACCCTAAAGGTGTTTCCAATTCCACTCCATGATTCACATGATGCTACTTTGCATTGTGATCGACTTAGTTTATCCCCTGATGGGAAGATACTGGCAGCAACCAATGGTTCAACATTGCAGTGGTTATGTGTTGAAACTGGAAAGGTTCTAGACACAGCTGATAAAGCACATGATGGTATGTTTTCCTTCTAATTTTCATCtgtattttgataaatgtGTGTGGGGTTTGTGTTTCAATTGCAACAAATGAATTCACATTTAATAACATTTATATAACATACTTGTTCTTTTTCGTGGTGGAATGGAGGAAAGATGATTTTCCAAGTAATTTAGGAATGTGGCTTACTCGAGTTCAGTTTTTGTTGTTGCTAATCAGCAATCACAATTTTGATTCAATGATTTGTCTTGATTAGATGTCAGAGAGAAAAAGTAGTTTTCTTGCAATATGAGATTAGCCTGCCATCCGAGGATTACTAATACTTGAGAATTCTTTAGTGTTGACTGTCAAAGTACAGTCAGGTTTTGTTAATGTAGTTTTTATATGTATCGTTTCTGAAGCTATACATGTAAACTTCGATCAATCTGGttaatttaaagtaaatatgctGAATAGAATTAGGTGtatagtataaaatatttgttcttgatgtGTGGATCTGTGACTTCCTAGTTTCAACTTTTACTAtcgttgttttcttttctcccGACTACTTTAAACACATATGTGATTGAATCACACTTCACACACTTTTGCCAAATCCTTGAGATATTCTCCTAGTGAAACTTGCATTAACAGCGTTATATAATACAGGTCAAATCACATGGATCGCATGGGCGCCAAAGACCATCCCAAATGGTAATTCACCTTATCGAAACTGAAACTAGTCTATTATACTTTCACTGATGCGCATGCCGGATTTTGAAGTTTAGAGGATTTTGATTCTTCAACAATCTAGCTGCTTTTATCAGTAGCCATGTGGACAAATTTGATAGAACAGTAGCACGCTAcaaacacaataattaatgGTTTTAGCATCACAAGTGGgccttagaaaaaaaaatactatatctATAATGCTTCTAATTTGATTGGTTATGTGCAAAATGTTGGAGATGAGTAGCcagttttaataatttgatgTTCGAGTCTTATCGTGTTACAGGTGATGGACAGGCTATGGTTTTGGCCACAGCTAGTGTTgacaagaaagtaaaattatgGGCTGCTCCATCGGTGGATTCGACCTAAAGGAATATTTGATATTGCTAATTTTAAGCTAAGGGCAACGAGCTTCTGATTTGAGTTGTCGGTGATCCTAGCTTCATGAGTTTTGAGGCTTACATTCCTCTTAGATTAACCACTTAAAAGGAAGTTAAAGAGTAGCGGGGAAGTGGCAAATTATGGGATCAGGGCGgatttcaaatttgaaattgaGAAACCTAACTCGTTGCCTAATCCGACTGAAAATTTTGGTGGTAAACACAGATTTAGATAATGAGTTTGCTTTAAATGGTGTACAATTTATATTGCGATAAACAGAATTGTACCTCTTTTCGAAATCAAGTTCGCAGAAACTCGATGCCGGGATCTGTTTCTGTTGGCCGACGATAacttcttttctcatattttctaCTGCCATATTTGTTTATTGCATGTGTCAATCTTAgcgggaaaagaaaaaagaaaaaagctatCTGATACCTCCTCTCATATTTTCTACCGTCATATTTGTTTATTGCAAGTGTCAGGATTTaaagggaaaagaacaaaaaaaaatatgtttctGAAGCAGTTATTGCAAAAAATTTCGCCCACCGTGGGGCTCGAACCCACGACCACAAGGTTAAGAGCCTTGCGCTCTACCAACTGAGCTAGACGGGCTTGCTGTTAcgttctattttattaaattaatggaATACGGTTTATATATTTGGATTCCTGGACATGATTTACAACATACGACGATAATGTAAAAGCTTTCTTTAAAATACATGTTTTAGGTCCCAATTATGAGCTTTATAACATCACAAATTCATTTACTATTTTGGAAGGAAAATGCATAGGAACATACGCAAGTTCTCCACATCCCCACGTACTCCAAAAGCTATCCAAAGTGAATTTGTGATACTGAAAATAATGCCAATTTTCTGTCACCATTTTGTACGTAAATTGTTTTCAAATTTCCTTCACGAAATAAATAGCTGTTcagaatatatattaataaagcGACTTAAAAACAATGACTTTTCTTAAATAAGTAtggattattaatttgtaGTACCTTTTTGAGGGTGGACCTGTGGTACCGGTAGCCCtgataaaagaacaaaagggGAAGTTTTAGTCATGCATTAGTACCATCCTGTAGTTTCAGACAACAAAGCTCTTCaaagtaatttttctttttcttcttaaatgTAAGTTTTGATTGATATGTACTCACACTATCAGTTCCATAAATATAATCACAGTATGTGAAAACTGATGCAAAGTTGTTATGACTTCGGCCTCCAACATAATGATGATAGTCGTGATACTCTGCCCCTCCATAAAATGGAATATATTTTGTAGGACTCCATGGAATATCATATCTGCATTATacaatctttctttttattaattattttcatcttaataaTTAGTTAGCATTACATATAAAGACCCCTTTTCGTGCCATTGAAAATTAAAGAGTTAAGAATGATTGAgatgttattatatattttcaaactGAAAAAACCAAAGCAAGCAATATGTGCCAAGAATATAAAGGTTTCAAGTTAGAATACCCGCTATGAGTCTCAATAGCTTCCAGTTGCCTCAAAATGAACCATAGCCAATAAGTGATAATGTGTCCAGGAACTAAAGCAGGACCAAGAAATGAAGGGATCCCAAGTATCAAAATCTCAGCCCAATGTGCATACGGTGCTGCTAGTGCTATTGGAGCTTTGTATTCATGGTGAACATGATGGATCTTCTCGTATCCCCATTTACAATGTAGCAATCTGTGTATCCAATAATTAAAGTAGTCCTCTATCAGAAAATACACCAGTAATTGCCAAAATAGTTCCCACCCTGTGGGAATTGCCAAATCAGTTCTGATGCCAATCCACTGCAACAAAACCATTTACAAGATTTATTTAAGGGGATTAAACAAGTAACTAATTAGCAATGAACGGACAGAAGTTAGATAATCTCTTGCTTACTAAATAGATTGATTAAGAGCTCTCTTAGATCAAACTAAGAATAGtaacaaatttttattgttgatgAGTCTTTTCAGTTTTATGAGAACCCACAAAAGGAATAGCTCAAGAAATCCCAAATGCACCTTAAAAAGGGTGAATACTAGACGCacaaaattattgaaaaaaagaGACAAGGTTGCTAGACTAACtgaaaataaatgagaaacaaaagaaaggataCAGGGATGGGCTGCCGCCAGCCAAAAGAATGGTATCCCTGAGATAAGAATGCTTAGGGGTTTAGTTTTCTCAAGAGGAGAGAGGGAGGACAGAAGTAAGAGATCCATTTTATAGTTTGATAGCTACAACATGTATAATATTATTgtcattatatttttgtatattatatatatatatatatattaactgaCTCAGAACTATAagcaaatcaattttaaatatgaatcCTGAAAACTCGATCCGTATATtaaatttggaaaagaaaatcataaatcCAAAACCATGCAACAGCACATCTCGAAAAGAAAACCGAATAGTGTTCTACATAGATatgcataataatatatataccttAATGGTAGGATAAGTAATAACTTGGACAGGGCCAACAGCAAGAAGAAAAGTAAGCACGACATGTTTGTAGCATCTGAACATGTCGGAAAATGATTTCTTGATTTGGGGCTGAGTCTTGTACCTTCCCAATTTCTGGGATCCACTTAGCTCCATCAACACATAAGGTAAAGGAAATATGGAGtagaagatgatcaagaaaaggATGTTGTGATAATGAAGAATATAGTCAGGTTTATTAGCTGAGTAAGTAAACCATAATTTCTCAGCTAAGGTCAGCTCTCTACCTAAAGCTGCCTCTGCTTCTCCCAAATTCTGATAAGGCAGCATTGTTATTGAGAAAGAGATACAATGGGAAAAGTACAGATGCATATGGCTTTTATTACATGGAATTTAAGTAACTGTTTACTTTTaggataattttttctattttcatctttttatttttataaaaaaatttgtaaaatatgtatagaaattttttttattttctattttagactttaaataaataaaatgaaaactcCTTAGTCTTCATTTTAAAACAGTTaaaaacattattaaaaaaaaaaaacatggtaaatttattttcaaggttttttcaaatttagttgtaattttaaaaatataaaaaatttgtagtttttattttaaaaaaaaaaataccataaataaacacacaattctattgtttttttttgggttatttAAATCGTTGTTAATGTATTCTGGTCAATTCTATCTATTTTCATTAAAGTGGGGGGACAAAGTCCCATTAATGATAATACCATTAATGGAAACACACCCAGCATTACCATTTGAGGTAGaggcaaaataaataataaattagagttAGTCGAGTTTTAGATTAATGGAAGTTGTTAGTTAGTAACATATAAACAACATCATATGTACATGCCAAGTGTGTGAATAACAACCAAATTTTTCATCCTCttatatatcttatttttctatatatatataactgtAATATAACCATagaagaatttaaataattcaaattcatCAGGTTTGGTGGATGTATTAAATAGACAACATTCAAGGAGGTGTGGCACGAACGGGACCAGGACTAAATGAAGACGTCGAGCGTTATGAGCGtgtcttattcttttttggaaatatgaatatttattaaatccatattttaatataaaaataaaattaaatattaaatattaaacaatatttattttaaaaaaattatttttaataattatcaattatgttGATAGAGCAATTAACTTTATATAACAAATCTGACTGTTTGAATACtggattaaattttttcttttttttctatcacttttataaaaaaatttaatattatgtaatggaaaaccataaaatttctaaagagGTATATTAATATCGAGTTTTggtataataaaaataaaaaataaaaaagaatttgctttttattttttctttcctttagcAGAATTCAattagtttcattgttgggtAATTGGAAGCCCCAATTTTCTATAAGTCAGGGGCAGGTGTGAGAGatattatatctttatttggaaaatataagaaataatctttttcttttactgtGTGTTACAATATCAAAcatatagtatttttatttttatttttatttttctatcaaaTATAAGAAACATGTGTGGACAGACCATCTTTTCCATTATTAGGTAGTTTTACAATCACGAACATTGATTTTTGTATCTGCAGAAAGTCCATGTTATTCATTCATCATCTctgaatataataaaatcgtGACATTTATCTCTGAATAAAATATCACCCGGAGTGGGTTATTATTACACAGAGGACCTCATCCGATCCGATTACATTTCCCAAAGCTTGCATCAGAAACTCAacctatataaatatatatgtgtcCAACTCTTCAATTTAACCAAGAGATGAATTTAGAGCTTTTCTGTGATTTTTGCACAGAGCAAGAACTTGACATCTTTTGTTGTTACCGGTTCTCCTGGCAGCTATATCTTCaaggattttttttcttatgtttaaGCTTGCCTCCGCGTGTGCCAGATTTGCTAGCTTCCAAGCATTTTGCAAGGAAGCATTTCGTTTGCCTGGACATTGATGTTAATATAATGAGATGgtattatttccttttctcaaTAATGAAATTGTCTTTTCAccagaaaaaacaaaaaaaaaaataaaaagaaaaggaaaagttgGGTAGATCAATGGCACTTTCATGCGTAGTACGCTGAAGTATAGACCATTGGATGATAAGCATATAAATCTTAACCATCAATTAATCAAAAGATTATTTAATGAGTGATAACTGAAAAAGTGATATAATTTCTTGTCGGTTATCTGGTATAGTTCGTGGTTTAGAATCCAAAAGCCACCCGGCACCCAATCAACCAAGCATATAGACTACACAACCATAAACGGGATTCAAACCGTAGCCAAGGGAGGGGGGATGAAATCTCCAAGCATCTATCTTTCAAGAAGCTTAATGTCTAACTTCAACTGCTGGATTTGAGTTTCAGTAGGCCATTCCAGGGACCCAATTTTCTTAGTCATAATGtcaatttaaattatcaaCTTTGTTGAAGCATAGCATCTCCCCAGAATGTATGTGTGCTTTTACTACAATGGCTAATCAGATGCAAGTTTTGCTGAAAAAACACTTGAATGCAGCCATCATCTTTAGCATGCAAAACTcccataaaaaaataaactagaTTAAGCGTTATTCATCCGCGGCATACCAACCACtgtttataatattaaaaataaaaatgaaattcaatTGATACAACAGTTGGAACAGTAGTACAGATTGCAGCACATGACAACGAATACCATACCTGACATATGATAACAAGTGTTGGAAACCAGATCTAAAGCACTGCATTAGGTATTGCTTGTGAGTGAAGCTTCAACACCAGAGTTAATGCACTGCATCAGGTTGTGATTGTGGGAGTGCAGCTATGAACTCCGGCAAGGCCTTGCATGACTCGTATATCCTACCTAAAGTAGGGAATTTGGACTGCATAAACAGCCAAAAGAAATTTATGCTTTTAACTTCAAATCTTTCATCTGATTTTCTGCCCTCACACCATCTATTTTACATTTAACAGAAGTTATagcaatgaaaattaaatagacAAGCTGAGAttcattaaaagaagaattcatAGTTTGAGAACCAGGCCCAGAATATAATCATGAAGTGACAATAAAAAACTGACAGACAAAAACTCTATCATCTGAGAAAAAGGTAATACATGAAAGGATTCTAGACAAATTTGGTTAATAAAATACTGTCAGTCATCTCCTCCTAGATGTAGCAATGGGGCGGCTGATACGCTGGGGAAGAAAGCCCTTTCTTGTTCTAATCTCTGTTTTGATCTAGCTAGTCAACATGTATGGCTAAATCAGATCCTGAAGGTGTAATGTTTATCTATCAGTGAAACTTCCAAGCTTTTGTCCAAAAGAAATCTCCTCCTAAGGACCATCATTATGATTGAGGAATATATCCTTTGTTCTTCACAatcttatgaaaaattaaacttgCAGCCTGATAATGATGGTTCTTTCTCATCAATATAAGATTTTTCGTCTTGCTTTGTTTCACTTTTTCTAGACATAGACGTAAagtttatttgaaaattttgatgcATCATTCAGgttaaattatgtttatcCGATGTTTTATGAACCAGAACCACAAAGTAATTAATCAAAACTATATGAACAAATAATATCAGAAGATTAACaactaagagaaaaatgaaatgagTACTCGAACATTACACAATAAGCAGTAACTCAGAAGCATAAGCAGTTAGATAGAGATAGCATTAAGTATTcctttaatattgaaaataactAGTGTTCACTTTGATATTGAAAAGAATTGTAAGCtaaagaaaggaaataattgagaaaaaaTGTTTTACCATATCAAGTTTGAATCTCATCATAGCCACAGCTATTTGTGGGGCCAGAAACACATCAGCCTGCAAATTAAAACCTTGGGTAGTCAGGTTAGCCTACAAAGTGTATAATTTCGATCGCCTGTCATTAAAatctctttcatttctttaatgTGCATAAAATTTAAGCATCACAGCATAATCAACAACTTTGGTAGGGTTCAAAAAGTAAACTATGTCCATAAAGTAGTTTCATATTACAAAAGTCACATAGAGAAATTTAGAAAAGTATTAGTACATAATTTGTTATgtcaattaaagaaaatgaaaacaaaagtAGAGAAAAGGAAGGAGGATATA
The Ricinus communis isolate WT05 ecotype wild-type chromosome 1, ASM1957865v1, whole genome shotgun sequence DNA segment above includes these coding regions:
- the LOC107262576 gene encoding methylsterol monooxygenase 1-1-like isoform X1; its protein translation is MLPYQNLGEAEAALGRELTLAEKLWFTYSANKPDYILHYHNILFLIIFYSIFPLPYVLMELSGSQKLGRYKTQPQIKKSFSDMFRCYKHVVLTFLLAVGPVQVITYPTIKWIGIRTDLAIPTGWELFWQLLVYFLIEDYFNYWIHRLLHCKWGYEKIHHVHHEYKAPIALAAPYAHWAEILILGIPSFLGPALVPGHIITYWLWFILRQLEAIETHSGYDIPWSPTKYIPFYGGAEYHDYHHYVGGRSHNNFASVFTYCDYIYGTDSGYRYHRSTLKKYHKFTLDSFWSTWGCGELAYVPMHFPSKIVNEFVML
- the LOC107262576 gene encoding methylsterol monooxygenase 1-2-like isoform X2; amino-acid sequence: MLPYQNLGEAEAALGRELTLAEKLWFTYSANKPDYILHYHNILFLIIFYSIFPLPYVLMELSGSQKLGRYKTQPQIKKSFSDMFRCYKHVVLTFLLAVGPVQVITYPTIKWIGIRTDLAIPTGWELFWQLLVYFLIEDYFNYWIHRLLHCKWGYEKIHHVHHEYKAPIALAAPYAHWAEILILGIPSFLGPALVPGHIITYWLWFILRQLEAIETHSGYDIPWSPTKYIPFYGGAEYHDYHHYVGGRSHNNFASVFTYCDYIYGTDSGYRYHRSTLKKEI